TCCAGTCGGTATCCCTGTAACTTCACCTTTTTGATTATGCAAAAGTTCAATTTTATCATAAGCATCTACAAGAACATCCTTAATATTTTGGAACGCTTTTGCATTTGTTTGATGCGATACTTCTAATATCTTTTTTTCAGCCTCATTTAAGAGACCTTCTACATCATCTTCTCTTTCATATCCATCTGACACAATATGAGTTGCTGTTCGAATTAAACGTCGTAAAAGTGCTTTTTCAGCAATAATACGCGCGTAATATTCAACGTTCGCTGCTGTCGGAACAACTTCAGCTAATTCGGCTAAATAGGAAACACCGCCAACTTCTTCTAATAATCCTTGATCAGCCAGCGCCGCTGTTGCGGTAACTAAATCAATCGGTTCCCCTTTATCCGATAAACTAAGCATAATTCCAAAAATCTTTTGATGTGCTGTTCGATAGAAAGATTCAGGTAACAGTAGTTCCGAAGCTGAGGTTAACGCATCTTGATCGAGAAATATAGCCCCTAAAACTGCCTGCTCAGCCTCTATATTATGCGGAGGGGTACGATCAGCAAGTACGTCACTCATACGCAATCCTCCTTACCTAACTTATTTTTATTGTTCACTAACATGCACTTTTACTGTTGCTGTTACTTGTGGATGCAGTTTCACAATTACGTTTGTGTATCCCAATGCACGAATCGCATCATCCATTTCAAATTTACGTTTATCAAGCTTAATATTGTGAGCTTTTTGCATTGCATCTACAATTTGTTTGCTTGTAATAGAACCGAATAAACGTCCACCTTCGCCAGATTTCGCTTTTAATTCTACAGTTAATTTCTCTAATGTTTCTTTTAATTGTTTCGCATTTTCAAGTTCTGCTGCTGCATCTTTTTCTTCTTTACGTTTTTGCGCTTCTAACGTTTTCATACTACTATTATTCGCTTCTGCAGCTAATCCTTGTTTTAGCAGGAAGTTATTCGCGTAACCGTCTGGTACGTTTTTCACTTCTCCTTTTTTCCCTTTACCTTTTACGTCTTTTAGAAAAATTACTTTCATGATTGTGTGCCTCCCTGTAAATAATCATCAATAACGAATCGAAGCTTCTCCTCAGCTTCATCTACTGTAACATTTTTCATCTGCGTGGCCGCATTCGTTAAATGCCCGCCACCACCTAGGTTTTCCATAATTAGTTGCACGTTTACTTCACCTAAAGAACGTCCACTAATTCCAATGAAATTCTCCCCACGTTTCGCAATAACGAAGGACGCTATTATCCCTGTCATTGTTAACAGCGTATCGGCTGATTGCGCAATGAGTACTTGATCATAGTATTTATCCCCATCTACTTTAGCAATCGCAATTCCATTTTTATAAATGTACGCATTTTGAATTGTTTTTGCAACCCGTAAATACTGCCCCATATCTTCTTTTAGCAATTCTTGCACGAGAACTGTATCTGCTCCGTGCGAACGCAAATAAGAAGCTGCATCAAATGTACGAGCACCTGTCCGGAACGTAAAGCTTTTCGTATCTACTATAATACCCGCCAATAGTGCCGTCGCTTCTAACATTGTCATTTTCAAACTCTTCGGTTGATACTCAAGAAGCTCTGTAACAAGCTCTGCTGTCGAAGAAGCATACGGTTCCATATAAACAAGAAGCGGATCTTCAATAAATTCTTCCCCACGGCGATGATGATCAATCACAACTACATTCTCAATTTTGCGTAGTAGTTTCTCTTCCATCACCATTGAAGGTTTATGCGTATCAACAACAACAAGTAATGAATCATCTGTTGCAAACTCCATAGCCTGCTCTGGTGAAATAAATTGAGACCATAATTCCTCATTTTGTTTCACCTTATCCATTAATCGCTTAATTCCTTTATCCGAATCATTCTCGTCTAGCACAATATATCCTTTTCGTTCATTTAACTGCGCTACCTTCAAAATACCAATCGCAGCACCAATCGCATCCATATCTGGCGCTCTATGCCCCATTATGATGACATTACTGCTTTCTAATACTAAATCCTTTAATGCATGCGAAATAACTCGTGCGCGTACACGTGTGCGTTTTTCAACTGGATTCGTCTTGCCACCATAAAATTTCACCTTACCCGTCGCTTGTTTAATCGCTACTTGGTCTCCACCTCGACCTAATGCAAGGTCTAAACCAGACTGAGCCATTGCCCCAAGTTCCGCTAAAGATAAATCACCAGATCCAACCCCGACACTTAATGTGAGCGGTATATTACGCTTTGATGTTTCTTCACGCACTTGATCTAAAATATTGAATTTCCCCTTCTCCATTTGCGCTAAAATACTTTCATTTAACACAACGAAAAATCTTTCAGAAGAAGCTCGTTTTAAATACGCACCATATTTAATAGCCCATTCGTTTAAGCGCGACGTTACTAGACTTGTTATATTCGTACGTAGTTGATCATCTAAACCTTGCGTCACTTCATCATAATTATCTAAATAAATGACAGCTAAAACAGTCCGCTGATCCTCATACATCTTTTCAATTTCTGTTTGTTCTGTTACATCAAAGAAATAAATTAATTTCTCTTCTTTCCTAACAAACACACGGAACTTACGGTTATTTAAAGATACTATATCATCAGAAGTTTCCCCTTTAATAAAAAGGAGTAACGTTTCTGATACATCGTACAAATGCCATCCAGCTAATGCATGTTGCCCTAAACATGAAGACAAATAAGGATTTGCCCAATCAATCCCATAATCCTTATTGTATAACAAAATACCAATCGGCATTTGATTGAATGCCTCATTACTCACTTTCTTCACTCTCGTAATCATGTCTGTTGTATACTTTTCAAGATTCCTTTGAAAATTGATTTCAAATCGAATTACCAAGAAAAGGACGATACAAAAAATAAAAAAAGTGGTCATCCCCATTATCCAGTGAAAATAACCGAGAATGGTAATAAGCACAAACACAAAAAACGCCAATACGTAAACAGGATATAAAAACCGCTGTTTCTTATAAAATTCAGGCATGTATCCAACTCCCATAAAGTAAAACTAACACAACTAGCAACTTACCTACTTATCATTGCCGGTTAGTTAAACAAATTAAACGCCCTATCTCTAAAGCTTTTAAAAAATCTTTAAAGGTTCCAAATGAACTAATATTGCGTTTCCTCGCTCTTTTTTTATTTTGATTGTATTTTAGAGCGTAATGAAATCCCTAAATCAATTATACCTAAGATTGTCACAAGAGGAAACAGCATTGGGATAAACATACATACGATGAAAGTTATAATTAGCACTGCTTTCGTGTAACCTTTCTCATATGCCAAAAAGGCTATGAATGAAAATCCTTGAAATACAAGAAGAATTGAAAAAGCGGCATATAAGTTAGAGAACACCATATGCAAATAAGAAGTTGATTCAACTTCCATAAATGTAGAAAGTAAAATAAATATGACATAATACCAAACAATACTTTTTGGAAATTGCATATTTCTAAATTGAGGGAACGGCGTAACATTATGCTTTAATCTTTTTAAAACATTCCCCGTCATTAATAATGTAAACCAAGAATACATTACCGCAACCATGGCAAGCAAGCTTGGCAGAAGAATTCGAAGCAGGTCATTAAATTGTCCTAATAATTCTTTTTTCTCCTTTGTAAGCGGCTGTCCAGCAGCATTCATCATTTGTTCACCTTTTCCAATAAACCCATTAAACATATCTTGCATTTGCTTCATTAAATCTATATTAAAAAACTTTATACTTCCAACGTAAATCATTACGAAGCTAATCAAGTACGCAAGAGCACCTACTAGTAATATTTCTACTGGTTTTTTTTCTTTTTTATACATATACCCTAAAACGATACCTATCAACCCAAACATAACGGTCTTTACAAGACTAATTGGCTGACTAACAATAATCGTAATAAAAAGCGCTGAAACAAAAAACATACATGTACTCGAAAATTTATACCTTACCATAAACAATATAAACGGTAATGGCAATGCAAATGTTACAACTGCACTTAAAATAGGAACATACATGGATACAAGAAGTAACACCGCATATACAGCTAATAAAGCTGCTCCATCTGTAATAAATCTCGTTCTTTTCACTCTTTAACCTCTCTTTCTAAAAAAAGAAAAGCATAGCAAAATGCACAGTAGAGTCCGACTCTACTGTGCATTTCATACGCTATTATTCACCAACATATGGTAAAAGTGCCATTTGACGAGCACGTTTAATTGCAACTGTAAGTTTGCGTTGGTATTTTGCGCTTGTTCCTGTTACGCGACGAGGTAAAATTTTACCACGCTCAGAAACGAAACGTTTTAATAAATCAACATCTTTATAGTCGATGCGAGTGATGCCGTTAGATGTGAAGAAACACACCTTACGACGTTTCGCACGTCCACCTTTGCGTCCTGCCATGTCTATTCCCCTCCATTCTTTGTTAAAAATAACCGTTTTATACCATTAAAATGGTAAATCGTCGTCCGAAATATCAATCGGTTGACCTACATTTGAAAATGGATCGTCATTCTTCGTAAATCCAGAGTTACCTGAGTTACCTGAATTACTAGATTGGCCGAATGGGTTAGAGCCTTGGTTACCGAAACCAGCTCCTGATGGTTGCTGATTGAATGAACCGCGTTGCTCCCCACCGCCATTACGCGGCTCTAAAAATTGTACGCTCTCCGCAAGAACTTCTGTTACGTATACACGTTTACCATCTTGTCCCTCATAATTACGAGTTTGAAGACGTCCATCTACGCCTGCTAAGCTACCTTTTTTCAAATAATTCGCTACGTTTTCTGCTTGTTTACGCCATATTACACAATTAATAAAGTCAGCTTCACGCTCACCTTGTTGATTCGCAAATGCGCGATTCACAGCTAACGTAAAAGTAGCTACTGCAACACCATTGGGCGTGTAACGTAAGTCAGGGTCCTTAGTTAAACGACCAACGAGGATAACACGATTCATCAATCGAACCACTCTCCCTATATATCTTAATTATTATTCTTCGTCTTTAACAACGATGTGACGCATGATATCTTCGTTGATCTTAGCTAAACGGTCGAATTCTTTAACAGCTTCTGCATTAGAATTTACGTTTAAGATCATGTAGAAACCGTCACGTAAGTCGTTGATTTCGTAAGCTAAACGACGCTTACCCCACTCTTTCGTGTTAATGATTTCTGCACCATTGCTAGTTAAAACGCTTGCGAAGCGCTCAACTAAAGCTTTTTGAGCTTCTTCCTCCATGTTTGGACGGATGATGTACATGATTTCGTACTTTTTCATTACACTTTCACCTCCTTTTGGTCTAAACGGCCCGTATTGGGCAAGGAGCAATTAATTATATAGTAATTACTCACGAGTTTAGATTATATCATAGTAAGTTAGATGAAGCAACTCACCAATACATAAAAAACTTGGCAAATACATAATATATTTGCCAAGTTCATATCTTTGTTTTTCCTAGGAAATATCGGATTACACGTTAAAGCGGAAGTGCATAACATCTCCATCTTTTACGATATATTCTTTTCCCTCTAAACGTACTTTCCCAGCTTCTTTCGCTGCTGTCATAGAACCATTTGTCATTAGATCATCATAAGAAACTGTTTCTGCACGAATAAATCCACGTTCAAAGTCTGTATGAATAACGCCAGCACATTGAGGTGCTTTCATACCTTTTTTAAATGTCCATGCGCGTACTTCTTGTACACCAGCTGTGAAATAAGTAGCCAGTCCTAATAAATCGTATGCGGCGCGAATTAATTGGTCTAAACCTGACTCTTCAATGCCCAATTCTTCAAGGAATACCTTTTTCTCTTCCTCGTCTAATTCAGCAATTTCTGATTCGATTTTTGCACATACAACAATTACTTGCGAATTTTCATTAGCTGCAAATTCTTTTACCATCTGTACGTACTTATTTTCAGATGGGTCCATAATTTCGTCTTCGCTCACGTTTGCTACGTATAACATTTCTTTCGTTGTAAGTAAATGAAGACCTTTAACAATTTTCATTTGTTCTTCTGTAAATTCAACAGTACGAGCTGGTTTCCCCTCTTCGAATGCTTCTTTTAAACGAACTAAAATTTCATGCTCGTATACTGCTTCTTTATCTTTTTGTCTTGCTAATTTTGCAACACGTTCAATACGTTTATCAACAGATTCTAAATCCGCTAAGATTAGCTCTAAGTTGATTGTTTCAATATCATCGATTGGATCTACTTTTCCTGAAACGTGTGTAATATTTTCATCTTCAAAACAACGAACAACTTGGCAAATTGCATCCACTTGACGAATGTGAGATAAGAATTTATTTCCTAATCCTTCACCTTTACTCGCGCCTTTTACGATACCTGCGATATCAGTAAATTCGAATACAGTTGGAACAGTTTTTTTCGGTTCTACTAGTTCCGTTAATTTATTTAAGCGCTCATCCGGTACTTCTACAATCCCTACGTTCGGATCAATTGTACAGAATGGATAGTTCGCAGATTCTGCTCCCGCTTGTGTAATTGCATTAAATAAAGTGGATTTCCCTACGTTAGGTAATCCAACAATCCCAGCCGTTAATCCCATATTTTTCACTCCTATGTCTCAATCTTCCATCATTATAGATAGTAACGAAAAAAATGACAAGTTTCCAAAAAACGAAAAAAAGTAACAGCTACCTCATGTAACTGTTACTTTTTCCCTATTCTTCATGCTTCACAAGTATTTTTTTCACCTTGCGATCAAATTCTCTTCGAGGAATCATTACCGAATGGTCACATCCCTCGCACTTAATGCGGATATCCATTCCCATACGAATAATCTTCCAGCGATTTTCACCACATGGATGGGCCTTCTTCATTTCCACAACATCGTACAAGTTATACTGCTTTTGCTCCATTCTCCAAACCCCTCCCACTACTAAATTGCTTTTTCATTAACTAATTCTTCACGACTATATAAAACCATACGTGGGTATGGAATTTCAATACCATGTAAATCAAGACGATTTTTAATCTCTTTGCGAAGAGCTCTCGCAATAACTGCATGTTGCATTGGCTCTACTTCAGCAATAACACGTAATACCACTTCGGATGCCGCCAATGTTTGAACACCTAGTAATTGAGGCGTCGTTACCATCTTCTCATATTTTTCTGGTAATTCCACTAATAAATCTTCAATAACTTGCTCCGCTCGCACTATATCACTTTCATAGGAAATGGCTACATCAACAAACGCTACACTATTACTAACAGAAAAATTCGTTACTTGTACAATACTACCATTCGGTAAAATATGAATTTCACCTGTCCAGCTTTTCATCTTCGTTGTACGTAGTCCTATTTCTAAGACGGTTCCTTCAAATTGGCCTATTCTTACATAATCACCTACTGAAAACTGATCTTCTAACAAAATGAATAACCCTGTAATAACGTCTTTCACTAAACTTTGCGCACCAAAACCGACTGCTAAACCAATTACCCCAGCACCGGCTAATAATCCTGATGCATTAATATCAAATACACCTAAAATCGCAATTAACATAATGAATATAACAACATATGCCACAATGTTTTCAAGCAATTTTGCTACTGTAACTGTACGACGTTCTGAAATTTGAATTGGTGAACGACTTCCCATCCGAAAGGCATTTCGTACAATTGCTCTTGCAATACGAACAACGATTGCACCAAGTATTAAAATAACTACTATTTTTAATGATCTCATTCCTATATTCGCCCAATTTACGGACTCGAACCATCGCATCGCTAAATCCATCTTTTTTCTACCTCTCCAACTAAAATTTCTTTTTATTTTACCTTTATTATTGTATCAGAAGTCTCCCTTATTTCTAAAAAAAATTTATGATTTTATTCACATTTGTTCATCTTCATTTAGGTATAAAATGGAACAAATATATATATACTAGTACTATTATTTCCACTTTCATTCACAGTTTATCAAAAACATGAACTTATAATTTTTCCATATTGCACTTTTTTCGCTCAATATAAAACAAAACACTTTATAACATAATTGTAAAAATTTATTAAAAGGATGGGTGCTTCATGAATATTGGAAGTTTTCGCTTACCTTTTTTTGAAAAAGAATCGCAAAATGTTATGCACCACGACTTAGAAGCCTCAGAAACAAT
The DNA window shown above is from Bacillus clarus and carries:
- a CDS encoding DHH family phosphoesterase; amino-acid sequence: MPEFYKKQRFLYPVYVLAFFVFVLITILGYFHWIMGMTTFFIFCIVLFLVIRFEINFQRNLEKYTTDMITRVKKVSNEAFNQMPIGILLYNKDYGIDWANPYLSSCLGQHALAGWHLYDVSETLLLFIKGETSDDIVSLNNRKFRVFVRKEEKLIYFFDVTEQTEIEKMYEDQRTVLAVIYLDNYDEVTQGLDDQLRTNITSLVTSRLNEWAIKYGAYLKRASSERFFVVLNESILAQMEKGKFNILDQVREETSKRNIPLTLSVGVGSGDLSLAELGAMAQSGLDLALGRGGDQVAIKQATGKVKFYGGKTNPVEKRTRVRARVISHALKDLVLESSNVIIMGHRAPDMDAIGAAIGILKVAQLNERKGYIVLDENDSDKGIKRLMDKVKQNEELWSQFISPEQAMEFATDDSLLVVVDTHKPSMVMEEKLLRKIENVVVIDHHRRGEEFIEDPLLVYMEPYASSTAELVTELLEYQPKSLKMTMLEATALLAGIIVDTKSFTFRTGARTFDAASYLRSHGADTVLVQELLKEDMGQYLRVAKTIQNAYIYKNGIAIAKVDGDKYYDQVLIAQSADTLLTMTGIIASFVIAKRGENFIGISGRSLGEVNVQLIMENLGGGGHLTNAATQMKNVTVDEAEEKLRFVIDDYLQGGTQS
- a CDS encoding YybS family protein, whose translation is MKRTRFITDGAALLAVYAVLLLVSMYVPILSAVVTFALPLPFILFMVRYKFSSTCMFFVSALFITIIVSQPISLVKTVMFGLIGIVLGYMYKKEKKPVEILLVGALAYLISFVMIYVGSIKFFNIDLMKQMQDMFNGFIGKGEQMMNAAGQPLTKEKKELLGQFNDLLRILLPSLLAMVAVMYSWFTLLMTGNVLKRLKHNVTPFPQFRNMQFPKSIVWYYVIFILLSTFMEVESTSYLHMVFSNLYAAFSILLVFQGFSFIAFLAYEKGYTKAVLIITFIVCMFIPMLFPLVTILGIIDLGISLRSKIQSK
- the rplI gene encoding 50S ribosomal protein L9, whose product is MKVIFLKDVKGKGKKGEVKNVPDGYANNFLLKQGLAAEANNSSMKTLEAQKRKEEKDAAAELENAKQLKETLEKLTVELKAKSGEGGRLFGSITSKQIVDAMQKAHNIKLDKRKFEMDDAIRALGYTNVIVKLHPQVTATVKVHVSEQ
- the rpsF gene encoding 30S ribosomal protein S6, which gives rise to MKKYEIMYIIRPNMEEEAQKALVERFASVLTSNGAEIINTKEWGKRRLAYEINDLRDGFYMILNVNSNAEAVKEFDRLAKINEDIMRHIVVKDEE
- the rpsR gene encoding 30S ribosomal protein S18, which gives rise to MAGRKGGRAKRRKVCFFTSNGITRIDYKDVDLLKRFVSERGKILPRRVTGTSAKYQRKLTVAIKRARQMALLPYVGE
- a CDS encoding mechanosensitive ion channel family protein, with translation MDLAMRWFESVNWANIGMRSLKIVVILILGAIVVRIARAIVRNAFRMGSRSPIQISERRTVTVAKLLENIVAYVVIFIMLIAILGVFDINASGLLAGAGVIGLAVGFGAQSLVKDVITGLFILLEDQFSVGDYVRIGQFEGTVLEIGLRTTKMKSWTGEIHILPNGSIVQVTNFSVSNSVAFVDVAISYESDIVRAEQVIEDLLVELPEKYEKMVTTPQLLGVQTLAASEVVLRVIAEVEPMQHAVIARALRKEIKNRLDLHGIEIPYPRMVLYSREELVNEKAI
- the ychF gene encoding redox-regulated ATPase YchF; its protein translation is MGLTAGIVGLPNVGKSTLFNAITQAGAESANYPFCTIDPNVGIVEVPDERLNKLTELVEPKKTVPTVFEFTDIAGIVKGASKGEGLGNKFLSHIRQVDAICQVVRCFEDENITHVSGKVDPIDDIETINLELILADLESVDKRIERVAKLARQKDKEAVYEHEILVRLKEAFEEGKPARTVEFTEEQMKIVKGLHLLTTKEMLYVANVSEDEIMDPSENKYVQMVKEFAANENSQVIVVCAKIESEIAELDEEEKKVFLEELGIEESGLDQLIRAAYDLLGLATYFTAGVQEVRAWTFKKGMKAPQCAGVIHTDFERGFIRAETVSYDDLMTNGSMTAAKEAGKVRLEGKEYIVKDGDVMHFRFNV
- the ssb gene encoding single-stranded DNA-binding protein, encoding MMNRVILVGRLTKDPDLRYTPNGVAVATFTLAVNRAFANQQGEREADFINCVIWRKQAENVANYLKKGSLAGVDGRLQTRNYEGQDGKRVYVTEVLAESVQFLEPRNGGGEQRGSFNQQPSGAGFGNQGSNPFGQSSNSGNSGNSGFTKNDDPFSNVGQPIDISDDDLPF
- a CDS encoding DUF951 domain-containing protein, with product MEQKQYNLYDVVEMKKAHPCGENRWKIIRMGMDIRIKCEGCDHSVMIPRREFDRKVKKILVKHEE